Within the Gammaproteobacteria bacterium genome, the region TCACTGACATTAGCAGGATAATCGGGAATATCGCGTGGGTCGTGCATAGGAATTTGACCGGGTTTACGGGGTGAAAGTATTCAATTTGCAGATTATCACATGTGTCTGTGGGTTGTGTGTGAACATACTGTGCAAAAGTCGTATCCGGCTAACTTATACGGGTTTTTGCGAATTTTGGGCATAAAAAAACGGCACACCAGGCGCCGTTTTTTCAGGATACAAAGACCAATTAAACGGCTTCGCGTACCACCTTGACCGGTACTTCAACATCCACATCAACGTGTAAATGCAATCCAACGGTGAATTCACCCAGCTCACGGATCGCGCCGTCTTTGAGACGTACTTCTTTGCGATCAACCGGAACTCCGGCATCCGTACAAGCCTTGGCGATATCCGCGGTTCCAACAGAACCGAATAACTTGCCCTCTTCACCGGCGTTTGCACCAATTTCAAGAGTCAGTTTAGACAGCTGTTCGGCACGCGCGGTTGCAGTATCCAGTTCGGCTTTGGCTTTGGCTTCGAGTTCTGCACGCAGTTTTTCGAATTCAGCCAGATTTTCAGCGGTCGCCAATTTGGCTTTGCGTTGCGGGATCAGGTAATTGCGGCCAAAACCGGCTTTTACCGTGACCTTGTCACCCATGGCGCCAAGATTCTCAACTTTTTCTAGGAGTATGACTTCCATGCTGCTTATACCTCGTGGTTATCACAGTAAGGCAACAAGGCAAGATAACGTGCCCGTTTTACTGCGGTGGCTAACTGGCGCTGGTAGAAATTACTGGTGCCGGTAATACGACTCGGTACGATCTTGCCGGTTT harbors:
- the rplI gene encoding 50S ribosomal protein L9, whose amino-acid sequence is MEVILLEKVENLGAMGDKVTVKAGFGRNYLIPQRKAKLATAENLAEFEKLRAELEAKAKAELDTATARAEQLSKLTLEIGANAGEEGKLFGSVGTADIAKACTDAGVPVDRKEVRLKDGAIRELGEFTVGLHLHVDVDVEVPVKVVREAV
- the rpsR gene encoding 30S ribosomal protein S18, yielding MAYAPRRRKFCRFTADKVKEIDYKDIGMLKSNVTETGKIVPSRITGTSNFYQRQLATAVKRARYLALLPYCDNHEV